One window from the genome of Moorena sp. SIOASIH encodes:
- a CDS encoding YlqD family protein, which yields MDDSNKNLLLKRPINIKAIVTPRWKEEVQQQLQNQINQLDGQLQQIDLQGQKAIAEIKNQSVNPPGPQVSQQIESIQTQVNQKKSELLEQKNQQLQQLQQVQTLELDQEVSQGQLESFFRVEEGDNLVKKMNVEILLRDGVIEEIRGDI from the coding sequence ATGGACGACTCTAATAAGAACTTACTCTTGAAACGGCCAATTAATATCAAAGCCATCGTTACCCCTCGATGGAAGGAAGAGGTTCAGCAACAACTACAAAATCAAATCAACCAACTCGACGGCCAACTGCAACAGATTGATCTGCAGGGACAAAAAGCGATCGCTGAGATTAAAAACCAGAGCGTGAATCCTCCTGGTCCTCAGGTATCGCAACAAATTGAAAGCATTCAAACCCAGGTCAATCAAAAGAAAAGTGAACTGCTAGAGCAGAAAAACCAGCAACTTCAGCAACTACAACAAGTCCAAACCCTCGAACTCGACCAGGAAGTTAGTCAAGGTCAGCTAGAAAGCTTCTTCAGGGTGGAAGAGGGAGATAACCTAGTCAAAAAGATGAACGTGGAAATTCTGCTGCGGGATGGGGTTATCGAAGAGATTCGCGGTGATATTTAG